The Shewanella pealeana ATCC 700345 genome contains the following window.
CCATCAGCAACTTACACAATAAACCACCAATAACACCACTTTATAACACGTGTTACCTCCAAACCAGAATTAAGCAGTGATAACCACCAACATACTCACTTTGTGGTGTAAGTTTGTTGTTTTTTGGTGATAAACAAACAGGCAATTATGTAGAAAAACTTGAGCTACGCATGCTCTTAACACCCTTTAACGTTAGCGAACATAAAGCGGCTGCCAACGTGGTGAAATCAAGTATTGAGAGCTGTTTTATATGGGGATTTAACTGTGCGTTTACATAGTTTGAGTGGCTGTAAGGTAAACATGGCTTTCATATACCAATAACCGCTGGCACTGAAGACTTGCGCTAAGGCTACTGCTAGCGAAAAAGAGAGATGACTCAAGCTTGGATGATTGTAACCACTATAGATAGATTGCAGCTGAATGCCGCCCCAACTGTGTTTAACAGCGCCATAGAGACTTGGTTAATAATAGTCTCAAAATCTGCGACACTCGTCGTTGTAGAGCGTCCTGGCAGGTACTAGATATTGAATCACTTTAGCAACAGACTCTAATACCAATCAGTATAAGAAGTTGATCTACTCAGAGTGCTTTTTGGCAAACTAATTTAAGGCGAATGGACGACATAATGGTTGTTCCCTTATGAGTTCATTCAACGCAGAATTAGGCAGCCAAAAACACTCCTTACAGGCGAGTCTTAGCGGTTCTGATGCTGTGACTCTTATGGAACAAGAGGGAGCTTGAACCTAGTTTAACTATGCTCTTCACTCGCTGCAAACCACATGGATGTGGTGAATGTCATTAATGCAGGAGCATTTAATGACCTTGCCTCAGGACCGCTAAACTCTCGCTGAGCGATCAAATCTTTATACTGATTGGTATAATCCCGACGCTGTTTGCCTTAAGTTATACCAATCAGGATATGATTTTGCTGTACTCAGCGATTTTTAGCTAAAAAAATGCCCCGACATAGTCGAGGCATTATTTAGACAATATTCAAACGAGTACTAGTCTTTGTACTTAAGGGTACCGTTCTCTTTGATCTCATCGAACCAAAGGTTATGGTGCTGGCTTGCCCATGTTTCATCACAGTAACCAGAAACCATACACTCCATACCACCTTCTGACATTACCGTTGCCATGAAGATATGCACGATTGAGAAAGCAGTAATGATGATAGCGCCAACAGAGTGAAGCACTAGTGCGATTAAGCTTAGTGTACGGCTAGGCTCGAACAAGTTCGGGAATAGCAACAGCATACCTGATGCTGAAACTACTAGACCGAACACTGCGAATGCCCAGAACCATAACTTCTCACCGGCGTTAGCAAAACCCGCGTCTGGGTGCTTACCTTTGAATGGACCGAAGTTGATGTAACCACCAACCACCATCATCCACTTAAGGTCATACATCTTAGGCATCTGATTCTTAGCCCACAGCACAGTCATCAGCGCCCAGCCAATCATGAACGGGATCGCCATGATATCGTGGATCTGCTTCGCACCATTAACTAGGCCAGCCCACAGACCTTCGCCTATGTATGGTTGGAAGAAGAAACGTCCAGCCAGTAAGGTTAAGCCGGTCAGGATCAATAACAGACAAGGAATAGCCCCTAGCCAGTGAATCGATACATCAAACTTAGACCAACGGTAAACCAGCTTGCCTGAAAAACCACCGTGCAGCTTAGAGATACCGTTCACTTTGATAAACAGTACAAAGATAATGATCATGCCGAAAAGGGCAGCCATCATTGCTGGCGCAAGAATATCACTACGCAAATCAAGTACACGTAGGTCATAGGTGTTGATTGCTTGACCGTGGAACTCACTTGTTGAAGTGGTATAGCCTTCTTCGCCCGCTTTTAGCTGAGCCCAGATTTGACCATTCACTTCATTGGTGTCACCCACTTTAGGGGCGTCTTGGGCAAATACAGACACACTAAATAAAAGTGCAATTGCCACGCCTATGTGTTTGAACCATTTGTTCATATCACCTCCTGATTGCTGCAAGCAACCTCAATGAGGCAGCTTGCAGCGATTATGGACTAACGCAATATTTGAGGCTTAACCCCAAACATTTTTGTTAGAACCACGGTATGCAACACGCTCACGGAAGATAGCAGAAACAACTTCTGCGTCACCCGCAAGTAATGACTTAGTTGCACACAACTCAGCACACATAGGTAGCTTACCTTCAGCGATACGGTTTGCACCGTACTTCTGACGCTCTGCTTCAGAGAAGTTCTCTTCTGGGCCGCCGGCACAGAAAGTACACTTATCCATCTTACCGCGAGCACCAAAAGCACCTGATTTAGGGAACTGTGGCGCGCCAAATGGGCAAGCGTATAGGCAGTAACCACAACCGATACAGGTATCTTTGTCGTGCAATACGATGCCATCTTCTGTCTTGTAGAAACAGTTTGCTGGGCAAACTGCCATACAAGGTGCATCACTACAGTGCATACATGCTACTGAGATTGATGCTTCGCCTTTAACACCGTCATTGATAGTCACTACGCGACGACGTTGAATTCCCCACTCTAGAGCAGAGTCGTTTTCGTTCTTACATGCTGTGACACAACCGTTACACTCGATGCAGCGCTTGGTATCACATAAAAATTTCATTGTAGCCATTCTGGCAATTCTCCTAGCTAATTCTGCACTTAGGCTTTAGTGATCTGACAAAGCGATGCCTTGGTTTCCTGCATCTGAGTCACAGGATCATAACCATAAGTCAATGCAGTGTTAGCCGATTCACCAATAACGTAAGGGACCGTACCTTCTGGGTAGTTAGCCGCCAAGCTTTCGCCGTGCATCTCACCCGCGAAGTGATAAGGCATCCAAGTGACACCAGGCTTAACGCGTGGGGTGACCATAGCCTTAATCTTAATACGACCACCTTCAGCACCTTCTAGCCATACAGTGTCGCCATCGCGAATGCTGCGATCTGCCGCATCAGCTGGGTTGATCTCAACAAACATCTCTTGTTGAAGTTCAGCCAACCATGGGTTAGAGCGAGATTCTTCACCACCACCCTCGTACTCAACGAGACGACCAGAAGTCAGACCTAGCGGGTATTTAGCTGCCGAGTCTTTATCTTGAATAGTCTTGTAAAGTGTTGGTAGACGGTGCACTTGCATGTCAGCGTATGTTGGGTACTTAGACACAAGATCACGACGTGGCGTGTATAACGGCTCACGGTGAACAGGGACTTCGTCTGGGAAAGTCCAAACTATACAACGTGCCTTAGCGTTACCAAATGGAATACAACCGTGCTTCATTGCCACACGTTGAATACCACCTGAGATATCTGTCTTCCAGTTCTTACCTTCAGCTAGCGCTTTTTCAGCCGCTGTTAGGTCGTCCCACCAGCCGAGTTGCTTAAGCATGTCAGCAGTGAACTCTGGGTAACCATCTTGGATTTCAGCGCCTTTAGAGAAGCTGCCTTCGGCAAGTAGGTTCTTACCTTTATACTCAACACCGTAACGAGCACGGAAGTTACCGCCGCCCTCAAGTACGTGTTTGTTTGTGTTATAAAGGATCTGTGTACCAGGATGCTCTTGCTCTGGCGTGCCCCAACATGGCCAAGGTAGACCGTAAGTGTCACCTTTAGCAGGACCGCCAACAGCTTCAAGCGTCTTGTTGCTGAACGTACCCCAGTTTTGAGTATGTAGCTTCAGACGCTCAGGGCTTTGACCTGTCATACCGATTGTCCACATACCGCGGTTGATTTCGCGAGTCACGTCTTCGATAACAAGAACGTCATTGGCGTCTTTAGCGATACGCTTAGTGTACTCATCAGCAAAACCAAGCTTTTGAGATAGACGGTACATGATCTCAAGATCAGTCTTAGATTCGAATAGAGGCTGGATAACCTGCTCACGCCACTGCTGGCTACGACCAGAGTTTGACACAGAACCTTGAGTTTCGAACTGAGTTGCAGCTGGTAGAAGGTAAACACCATTCTTACGGCGATGCATCACACCCGCCATTGTTGGGAATGGATCCACAACCACGACAGTGTCCATCTGATCGAGTGCATCACGCACGTCGCGCTGACGGGTTTCAGTGTTAACTGATTGACCCCAGAAGAATGCCATGCGAACGCGGTCTTTCTGCGCTAACTTCTCAGGCGTTTCTAGCACACCGTCGTGCCAACGTGAACAAGGAATACCCGGCGTGTTCATTGGAATGCGGCCTAGGTATGAGTTTTGGTCGAAACGAGCCTTAACCCAATCGTAGTCCAAGTCCCAAACGTTACACCAGTGCTTCCAAGAACCCGTCTTAAGACCGTAGTAGCCTGGTAGAGTATCGAACAGTAGACCTAAGTCAGTTGCGCCCTGTACGTTATCGTGACCACGGAAAATGTTAGTACCGCCACCAGACACACCCATGTTACCTAGGGCTAGCTGAAGGATACAGTATGCACGAGTGTTAGCGTTACCCACGTGATGCTGAGTACCACCCATACACCAAACAACAGTACCTGGACGGTTGTCTGCCATTAGCTTAGCGGCTTGGTAAACTTCTTCTTCGCTACAACCTGTGATGTTCTCAACTTCTTTAGGTGGGAACTTCTTCACTTCCTCACGGATGGTGTCCATTTCGAATACGCGTTGCTCGATAAATGTCTTATCTTCCCAACCGTTTTCAAAGATGTGCCAAAGCATACCGTAGATGAATGGAATATCTGTACCTGGACGCAGGCCGCAATGAAGATCTGCGTGAGCAGCTGTGCGAGAGAAACGTGGATCAACTACGATGATCTTAGCGTTATTCTTCTCTTTCGCGATCAAGATATGCTGCATGGCAACAGGATGCGCTTCAGCCGGGTTTGAGCCGATGAAGAAAATTGCGTTTGCATTCTGGATATCGTTGAAAGAGTTAGTTTGCGCACCATAACCCCAAGTGTTTGCAACACCGGCTACAGTGGTAGAGTGACAAATACGTGCAGAGTGGTCGACGTTGTTCGTACCCCACATTGCCGCAAATTTACGATACATGTAGCAGCCTTCGTTCGAGAACTTAGCACTACCCATGAAGTAAACTGAGTCAGGACCAGATTCTTTGCGAATGGTCTGCATTTGGTCGCCAACTTCGTTGAAAGCTTGCTCCCAAGATAGTTTCTTCCACTTGCCATCAACAAGCTTCATTGGGTACTTAAGACGCTTCTCACCGTGACCGTGTTCACGTAGTGCAGCACCTTTAGCACAGTGACCGCCCGCGTTGAATGGGTGATCGAAAGCTGGCTCTTGACCTGTCCACACGCCGTTTTGTACTTCAGCGTAAAGACCACAACCTACCGCACACGCACTACATACAGTACGTTTGATTTCAGTTGGCGCATCATGTGGGATATCTTTGGCTTCTGCACGACGCATCATGCCTGTACCCAACAAAGAAGCTGCCGCAATACCACCAGATGTGATACCTGCATGCTTCATAAATTGACGACGACTAAGACCTAGAGTTTTTTTCTCTACACTTGGTGCCGCATTGGATTTGCGAGTTAACTTCATCGCTTAAATTCTCCTAAACTAGCCGCGTAAGCTATTGTAATAACTGCGGATATGTGCAGTTTCATGATAGCCATTGTCATTCTTTGAACTGACTTTAGTTTCACTTGCTTGAGCTACACTTACGCCAGTTGCGGCGATAGCGACACTTGCAGTGCCACCAATGGTCAGTGCTTTCAGCAAAGATCTGCGGTTCAGATCAGGCTGTTTCTTGTTCATTTTTACTCCTGGTAGAAAGGAATACTCTGGTTATTAAATCTTAAGATGAATCTAATAATGCTAACGTTCACAATACGAATCAGGCAGTTGTTAAACCTATGATCAACAATGTAAAACTTGTTTACTTATTAGAGGTGTCCAACAAATTTACAGGGGTAATATAAAGAAAGTTAGCTTAAGAAAAATTGATCTGAGTTAGGTTAAATTTGGACTATTGGGAGGGAACTGGCCAAAGTGTTAACTAGCGCATATTTAAAACCGAAAAAACTGTGTAGTAAATCAAAATAGCACAGACAGCTATACAACTGATTGCAGCTGGAAGTTTAACAAATACAAAACATTAAAGGATTCGCTTATATAAATGCTAATTATTAACATTTGCCCACCAGCAAGAATGTTTTTTATGCTAAATGACTCATCAACTCATCACTGGCTCATATTCGCATCGAAATAGGCAATACAGATTTGCTACCAAAAAACAACACTCGTAATAATACCAATCAGTATAAGAAGTTGATCTACTCAGAGCGTTTTTTGGCAAACTAATTCAAGATGAATAACTGAAAGAATGGTTATTCCCTTGTGAAGTTGTTCAACGAAGAAGTAGGCAGCCAAAAACGCTCCAGAATGGCGAGTTTTAGCGACTCTGATACTGCGTTAACAAGCTTGAACGTAGAATAACTATGCTCTTCACTCGCTGCCTTGTCTCAGTGCCGCTAAACTCTCGCTGAGCGATCAAATCTTTATACTGATTGGTATACATTGCACTATCCACCCATTCCTAATATGGCTGCAGCTAATATAACAAGTTGAAAACCAACAAAAACAAAAATGCCCCGACTGAGTCGAGGCATTTTTACTGATAACTAAAGCGCTAGTCTTTATAAACTATGCTATTGCTATCTTTCAGTTCGTCGTACCAAAGGTTGTGATGCTGGACAGCCCAGTTCTCATCACAATAACCCGACACCATACACTCCATACCACCTTCACTTAATACCGTTGCCATCCAAATATGGACGATAGTAAATGCAATAATGATAATCGCGCTTATGGAATGGATTAACAGCGCGGCCATAGAGGCTTCACGTGGCAGATCTAGGCCCGGCAATACCAGCATTAACCCTGATGCGGCAATAAAAAGGCCGAATAAGGTTAACGTCCAGAACCACATTTTCTCACCGGCGTTAGCAAATCCACTATCAGGATGCTTACCTTTAAATGGTCCAAAGTTGATGTAACCACCAACCACTAAAAACCACTTTAAGTCATACATCTTGAAGGTTTGCATCGGCATCCACTTCACAACACACAAGATCCAAGACACGATAAATATCGGCCCAACCCAATCATGTATGGTCTTGCTACCATAAATCAGCCCGGCCCATAGACCCTCGCCAACATAGGGTTGCAATACGTGTTTGCCCAGCATGATATTGAGTCCTGTGAATATCAGCGCCAAACAAGATGTCGCTAATACCCAGTGGATCCACAAATCTGCTTTAGACCAACGTAGAACCATTTTTCCAGAAAAGCCCTTACTCAATTTAGAGGGACCATTCACTAGGTAGAAAAATAGGAACGCTGCAAATACGCCAACAACTGTAATACCCATCACAGGGGTTAAATACTCGTTGCGAACAATTTTGCCTTCGTTGCCAATTACATTGATTAGCACACCAGTCTCGATGCCTTTTGCCACGGTGTAACCTGAGTCACCCGCCTTAACCGCGCGCCAAAGATCGGCGTCGTTGGTTGCAGCTTGTTGTTGGCTAGTTTGATCATCCGCAGCCATTGCCGAAGCGCTAAGTCCCAACCCCATTGAAAGCATCAATGGAATAACTAGCAATGCAAACAGGCTGCGCAGTGATTTCATAAACATACTCACTCCTTTATCGGGCTACAGACCAAAGTCCGTAGCCCTATTCAGCCAGACTAGCCAGTTGTAGGGGTGTAACCCCAGATAGCACCAGGTGCACCACGTGCAGCAGAGCGTTCACGGAAGATATTAGAAACAACCTCCGCATCGCCTGCTAACAGTGCTTTAGTCGCACAAAGCTCTGCACACATAGGTAGCTTACCTTCGGCAATACGGTTTGCACCGTAAAGCTTACGCTCAGCTTCTGAGAAATCAGGCTCTGGGCCACCGGCACAGAAAGTACACTTATCCATCTTACCGCGACTACCAAAAGCATTCTTCTGAGGGAACTGAGGCGCTCCGAAAGGACAAGCATAGAAGCAGTAACCACAACCGATACAAGTTTCTTTGTTGTGTAAGACGATGCCGTCTTCGGTACGGTAGAAACAATCTGCCGGACAAACGGCCATACAAGGTGCATCGGTACAGTGCATACACGCTACCGAGATTGACGCTTCACCTGGCTCACCATCATTAAGTGTAACCACGCGACGACGCTGGATCCCCCAGCCAATGGCTGAGGCGTTTTCATTTTTACATGCTGTGACGCAACCGTTACACTCGATGCAGCGCTTGGTGTCACATAAGAATTTCATGACTGCCATAATGGCTTATCTCCTCATCAAGTTAATTAGGCTTTGCTGACCTGACACAAGCTCACTTTCGTCTCTTGCATCTGAGTCACAACATCATAACCATAGGTCATTACTGTGTTGGCAGCTTCGCCAATTACGTAAGGAACCGTACCTTCTGGGTAGTTCTTCTCTAGGCTCTTGCCTTCGAATACACCCGCAAAGTGATATGGCATGAAACATTCGCCTGGCACAACTCGTGGAATGACCATAGCCTTAACGGTGATTTTCGCACCCTCTGGACTATGTACGAACACATCATCACCATCACGAATACCACGATCGGCAGCATCTGCTGGATTGATCTCGATAAACATCTCTTGCTGAAGTTCTGCAAGCCATGGGTTAGAACGTGTTTCTTCACCACCACCTTCGTACTCAACCAAACGGCCAGTTGTGATGATTAATGGGAAACCTTTACTGAAATCCTGCTCCTGAATCGACTTATACAGGGTAGGAAGACGAGCAACCATACGGTCTTCGTATGTTGGGTACTTAGCAACCAAGTCACGACGTGGCGTATAAAGTGGCTCACGGTGCAGAGGAATATCATCTGGGAAGTTCCAAACAATACAACGCGCTTTCGCATTACCGTAAGGAATACAGCCATGCTTAATGGCTACACGCTGAATACCACCAGAGATATCTGTCTTCCAGTTCTTGCCTTCTGCATGTACTTTCTCTTCAGCAGTTAGGTCGTCCCACCAGCCAAGTTGCTTAAGCATTTTGTCGGTAAACTCAGGATAACCATCTTTAATTTCACTGCCCTTAGAGTAAGAGCCTTCAGCTAAGATGTTCACGCCATTATGCTCAACACCATAACGAGCACGGAAGTTACCGCCACCGTTTTTAACTTCACGACCTGTGCGATACAAGATCTGTGAACCTGGGTGCTTCATCTCAGGCGTACCCCAACATGGCCAAGGTAAACCGTAAGTTTCACCTTTAGCTGGACCACCTGGTGCCTCAAGAGATTTAATATCGAATGTGCCCCAGTTTTCTTGGTGCATCTTCAGACGTTCAGGGCTTTGACCTGTGTAACCAATGGTCCACATACCCTTGTTAAATTCGCGAGTCATATCTTCAATCAACGGCTCATCACCATTCACCTTGATATGTTTGCAGAACTCTTTCTCGATACCCCATTTCTTGGCAAGCTTATACATGACCACATGGTCAGGCTTAGACTCGAATAGCGGTTCGATGACCTTGGTACGCCACTGAAGTGAACGGTTTGAAGCCGATACTGAACCGTAGGTTTCAAACTGAGTACATGCCGGTAGCAAGTACACGCCATCGGTGCGCTCATGCATGACACCAGCCATTGTTGGGAATGGATCCACAACCACTACTGTTTTCATCTTGTTCAGTGCTTCACGCACTTCACGACCACGAGTTTCAGTGTTAACCGATTGGCCCCAGAAGAATGCCATGTGAATATTATCTTTCTGAGCAATCTTAGACTTATCTTCGAGTACACCATCATGCCAACGTGAACATGGGATACCTGTTGAGGTCATTGGATCTTGGCCTAGATGTGGCTGTTGATCAAAGCGGCTCTTAACCCACTCATAATCTAAGTCCCACACATTACACCAGTGCTTCCAAGAACCCGTCTTAAGACCGTAGTAACCCGGTAGGGTATCGAACAGAAGACCGAAGTCGGTTGCGCCCTGTACGTTATCGTGGCCGCGGAAGATGTTAGTACCACCTCCTGACACGCCCATGTTACCAAGGGCAAGCTGAAGGATACAGTAGGCACGAGTGTTAGCGTTACCCACGTGGTGCTGAGTACCACCCATACACCAAACAACGGTACCCGGCTTAGTCTCTGCGAGTAGCTTAGCTACGCGGTACATCTGCTCTTTAGTCGCGCCGACAATATTTTCAACTTCTGCAGGGTTGTACTTCTTAGCCTCTGCACGGATACGCTCCATGCCGTAAACACGCTGATCGATAAAGGTTTGATCTTCCCAGCCGTTTTCGAAGATGTGCCATAGCAGACCATAAATGAAAGGAATATCCGTACCAGGACGAATATGCACGAACTCGTCAGACTTAGCTGCAGTTCG
Protein-coding sequences here:
- a CDS encoding formate dehydrogenase subunit alpha — translated: MKLTRKSNAAPSVEKKTLGLSRRQFMKHAGITSGGIAAASLLGTGMMRRAEAKDIPHDAPTEIKRTVCSACAVGCGLYAEVQNGVWTGQEPAFDHPFNAGGHCAKGAALREHGHGEKRLKYPMKLVDGKWKKLSWEQAFNEVGDQMQTIRKESGPDSVYFMGSAKFSNEGCYMYRKFAAMWGTNNVDHSARICHSTTVAGVANTWGYGAQTNSFNDIQNANAIFFIGSNPAEAHPVAMQHILIAKEKNNAKIIVVDPRFSRTAAHADLHCGLRPGTDIPFIYGMLWHIFENGWEDKTFIEQRVFEMDTIREEVKKFPPKEVENITGCSEEEVYQAAKLMADNRPGTVVWCMGGTQHHVGNANTRAYCILQLALGNMGVSGGGTNIFRGHDNVQGATDLGLLFDTLPGYYGLKTGSWKHWCNVWDLDYDWVKARFDQNSYLGRIPMNTPGIPCSRWHDGVLETPEKLAQKDRVRMAFFWGQSVNTETRQRDVRDALDQMDTVVVVDPFPTMAGVMHRRKNGVYLLPAATQFETQGSVSNSGRSQQWREQVIQPLFESKTDLEIMYRLSQKLGFADEYTKRIAKDANDVLVIEDVTREINRGMWTIGMTGQSPERLKLHTQNWGTFSNKTLEAVGGPAKGDTYGLPWPCWGTPEQEHPGTQILYNTNKHVLEGGGNFRARYGVEYKGKNLLAEGSFSKGAEIQDGYPEFTADMLKQLGWWDDLTAAEKALAEGKNWKTDISGGIQRVAMKHGCIPFGNAKARCIVWTFPDEVPVHREPLYTPRRDLVSKYPTYADMQVHRLPTLYKTIQDKDSAAKYPLGLTSGRLVEYEGGGEESRSNPWLAELQQEMFVEINPADAADRSIRDGDTVWLEGAEGGRIKIKAMVTPRVKPGVTWMPYHFAGEMHGESLAANYPEGTVPYVIGESANTALTYGYDPVTQMQETKASLCQITKA
- the fdh3B gene encoding formate dehydrogenase FDH3 subunit beta produces the protein MAVMKFLCDTKRCIECNGCVTACKNENASAIGWGIQRRRVVTLNDGEPGEASISVACMHCTDAPCMAVCPADCFYRTEDGIVLHNKETCIGCGYCFYACPFGAPQFPQKNAFGSRGKMDKCTFCAGGPEPDFSEAERKLYGANRIAEGKLPMCAELCATKALLAGDAEVVSNIFRERSAARGAPGAIWGYTPTTG
- the fdh3B gene encoding formate dehydrogenase FDH3 subunit beta, which translates into the protein MATMKFLCDTKRCIECNGCVTACKNENDSALEWGIQRRRVVTINDGVKGEASISVACMHCSDAPCMAVCPANCFYKTEDGIVLHDKDTCIGCGYCLYACPFGAPQFPKSGAFGARGKMDKCTFCAGGPEENFSEAERQKYGANRIAEGKLPMCAELCATKSLLAGDAEVVSAIFRERVAYRGSNKNVWG
- a CDS encoding formate dehydrogenase subunit gamma, with translation MNKWFKHIGVAIALLFSVSVFAQDAPKVGDTNEVNGQIWAQLKAGEEGYTTSTSEFHGQAINTYDLRVLDLRSDILAPAMMAALFGMIIIFVLFIKVNGISKLHGGFSGKLVYRWSKFDVSIHWLGAIPCLLLILTGLTLLAGRFFFQPYIGEGLWAGLVNGAKQIHDIMAIPFMIGWALMTVLWAKNQMPKMYDLKWMMVVGGYINFGPFKGKHPDAGFANAGEKLWFWAFAVFGLVVSASGMLLLFPNLFEPSRTLSLIALVLHSVGAIIITAFSIVHIFMATVMSEGGMECMVSGYCDETWASQHHNLWFDEIKENGTLKYKD
- a CDS encoding formate dehydrogenase subunit alpha, coding for MRLTRKTDQAATSNKAVLGLNRRQFLKSASLATGGIAAASMLGAGMMRKAEAKDIPHDTPTETKRTICSHCSVGCGVYAEVQNGVWTGQEPAFDHPFNAGGHCAKGAALREHGHGEKRLKYPMKLEGGKWKRLSWDQAIEEVGQQALDIRKESGPDSVFFMGSAKFSNEQAYMYRKFAAMWGTNNVDHSARICHSTTVAGVANTWGYGAQTNSFNDIRNAKAMMFIGSNPCEAHPVAMQHILEGKERGAKIIVVDPRFTRTAAKSDEFVHIRPGTDIPFIYGLLWHIFENGWEDQTFIDQRVYGMERIRAEAKKYNPAEVENIVGATKEQMYRVAKLLAETKPGTVVWCMGGTQHHVGNANTRAYCILQLALGNMGVSGGGTNIFRGHDNVQGATDFGLLFDTLPGYYGLKTGSWKHWCNVWDLDYEWVKSRFDQQPHLGQDPMTSTGIPCSRWHDGVLEDKSKIAQKDNIHMAFFWGQSVNTETRGREVREALNKMKTVVVVDPFPTMAGVMHERTDGVYLLPACTQFETYGSVSASNRSLQWRTKVIEPLFESKPDHVVMYKLAKKWGIEKEFCKHIKVNGDEPLIEDMTREFNKGMWTIGYTGQSPERLKMHQENWGTFDIKSLEAPGGPAKGETYGLPWPCWGTPEMKHPGSQILYRTGREVKNGGGNFRARYGVEHNGVNILAEGSYSKGSEIKDGYPEFTDKMLKQLGWWDDLTAEEKVHAEGKNWKTDISGGIQRVAIKHGCIPYGNAKARCIVWNFPDDIPLHREPLYTPRRDLVAKYPTYEDRMVARLPTLYKSIQEQDFSKGFPLIITTGRLVEYEGGGEETRSNPWLAELQQEMFIEINPADAADRGIRDGDDVFVHSPEGAKITVKAMVIPRVVPGECFMPYHFAGVFEGKSLEKNYPEGTVPYVIGEAANTVMTYGYDVVTQMQETKVSLCQVSKA
- a CDS encoding formate dehydrogenase subunit gamma, with amino-acid sequence MFMKSLRSLFALLVIPLMLSMGLGLSASAMAADDQTSQQQAATNDADLWRAVKAGDSGYTVAKGIETGVLINVIGNEGKIVRNEYLTPVMGITVVGVFAAFLFFYLVNGPSKLSKGFSGKMVLRWSKADLWIHWVLATSCLALIFTGLNIMLGKHVLQPYVGEGLWAGLIYGSKTIHDWVGPIFIVSWILCVVKWMPMQTFKMYDLKWFLVVGGYINFGPFKGKHPDSGFANAGEKMWFWTLTLFGLFIAASGLMLVLPGLDLPREASMAALLIHSISAIIIIAFTIVHIWMATVLSEGGMECMVSGYCDENWAVQHHNLWYDELKDSNSIVYKD
- a CDS encoding twin-arginine translocation signal domain-containing protein; the protein is MNKKQPDLNRRSLLKALTIGGTASVAIAATGVSVAQASETKVSSKNDNGYHETAHIRSYYNSLRG